In Lates calcarifer isolate ASB-BC8 linkage group LG21, TLL_Latcal_v3, whole genome shotgun sequence, the sequence CCACTGCAGCTCACAGCAAGACCAAGTTGTTCAGGCCCTGGAAAAGATGCAGCAATGTCAATGTTTTGTGTTCTCTTATGTAACATGATCCCTGCACATCACATCCTGCCAGCCGGCGGTGTTGAGGAAGTGTCAGCTGCCGCCTCTTCCTCTTGTGTCAGCCTTGGCATTCTTGTCGCTCTGCTCCCACAGCGAGACGCCTCTCAGATAATGTCCTGACCTCTgttttgctctgtctctctcagatgTTCACTGTCTCACACTGcaattctctgtctctctgttttttttttctttctttccccaCCCTCCCTTTCCTTCTCCCTCCCAAGCATTTGCGCTTGTCGGTGAACGAGAACGGGCAGTGCCACGTCCACCACTTGTGGTTCCACACTGTGTCGGACATGTTGAGACACTTCCACGCCCACCCCATCCCCCTCGAGTCTGGAGGCTCAGCTGACATCACATTACGCTCCTATGTACAAGTGCAGCGAAGCTCCAGCACAggtacacaacacacagacttaAAGCTGCTCACACATCAAGTCACTCCTACGGGCCAGCATTTTCTCAGATCCTAATAAGATGTTTAGTTAGTGGTGAAGAATCCGGGACACCTGCGTTGGCGATTAGATTATTGGGCGGAACCATACAGGAAATTACCTGAGGTCACTTAAGTTCATGtgccatcattaatgttattagtaacacctgtgattttcctTCTATGAGAAATCAAAGTGTTTGCTGTGATCCTGCATTTTTGAGGCAGATATTGATATTTAAGTGTTAAAAAGAAAGATGATATTTGATATAAACACaaagaattaaaaaacatttttgcatttctaTTCTGTAATTATCCACCAATATATTGGTCTACCTCTCATTACATTGCTTGAgaattaaagcaacactatgcaACACTGAAAGAACAATTAACACATTCttcctcttacaaatgaaaagtttaattcataagaaacaaaacaacaaaacacacccTTATTCAGTTCAGTACACTCAGGGGTTTTGCTGCCACGGTTTTACTTGGTTTGGTTTGACCAGTAGCTtgtggtggctaatgttagctgaaGATCGCAGACGTAAGCTAACTATATAACTGATATTATAGCTCTTTTATACATGTGCCCTGGTTTTAGCATTTACTAATCTCTTGTATTCCCTCAGTTGTCCATATTGTCAATATTCACTTCAAAGAAAAAAGTCTCTCAGCTTTGCTCTCAGAGTATGATTAAAAACTTCCAGACAGGTAGATATATTGATGATAGCAGAGGTTTGTCCTTACAGATGGAAGAAGCAGTGCTAAAACTCAATGAAcctgccccacccccacccctgctCCTCCATACTAACACTGGTCCTGCCCTCCGCTCTCCTGGCATGGGATGAATGCCCTCCTGTACAGGAGAGTGAGGGGGCGATTATACCGCAGGAGTTTTGCATGCAGGCCGAGACTTCGGCCCCAACCCACCCTGGTGGTCACAAAGGGGCCCTCTGTTTCCCCCGAATGCTAGacctacacacactcatgaaccCACTCACATGCACATAGAGTGAGGGTTTGATTGAGGGCATAAAAAGGCTTTATTGATACACTGGTCAGGCGTGTCTTTGGCACCAGTGTTGTTGGTGTTATTGCCCACCAAGAGAAAGGATAATAAAAGAGGCCCACACTGCCTGTGTTTACATGCTGCGCTATGAAGGAGCTTTTTGCTCCTTGATAATCATTAATAATTTGTATTATTAATGTGTCCTtctattaaaaatatttctgtttttcttcccaCAATCTGCTACAGATGTGACCGTGACTCCAGTTCTCACCCCACCCAGGGAGGCAGGCTGCCGGACAGATTCAGCTCAGCCGGCCCTCCACCCTCCTGGGATCCCAGCGCCTGCTGGGCCTCCTCCTGATGCCCCACTCTCCTCAagcacctcctcctcacccaccgccctcccctccctctcccgcAGTGACCCAGGtaccggaggaggaggaggagtaggaggagggtTAGTGAGCCGGAGCAACAGCTCTGAGCGCCTGCTGGAGGCCTCTAGTGGTGCGTCCGAGGACTACCACGATGCCGATGGGACTCGCAGGGCCCGAGCCGTGGAGAACCAGTACTCTTTCTACTAAACCGCCCAGGGCAGGGTTCAGCCATGTATTTTTCTGGATGAGATGCAGAAAGTTGGAGGTGACGTGGGACGCTGTGCTGATGATGAAAACGGTCCAAATCACTGGATCAcccattgttttgtttgtttttgcttcaaGGTCATTTCCTGGTTCTCTGATTTGAGAAAGGAGGTGACATCATGCCGAGCCATTTGTCCACGCTGGTAAACTCCTCAGGCTCTTTGTTTCAGACACATTTGTGAAGGTAGgagtaaacagacaaacagagggcTATAGGTAGACATGGAGAGGGTGAGATTGGACCTAGTTGTAGAAATTGCAATGGTGAAAATAAGCGTAGGCAGCGGAAACAGGAGGAAGTCATCTAGTGGAGTCATGTGGCTTTGATTCACCTCCTCAGACCACTTCCTGTTCACCCTTGCCCACAGTTCCCTGGGAGCAGAGCCTGTGTCACCACCCCGCTGAAGGACTGAGAGTTTGAAATGACCCCGAAGAAACAGTCCCTCCCCTTCAGAGCTCTTCTGAGCTCCTGAGAGCATCCCATTAATGTTTGTAAAGCTGCTTTGAGTCTGTCCCGGATATCCTCACTGTCCCTGCGGGGTTTCCCTACAAAGTCCTGCTCTGGGTCTCTGCTCTACACTAACATCAGTACAGCAATCATGGGTGTGTTAGTGTTAGCTCAGAtatgtttttcttaaatgtgTACAGCCTAAAGGGTCTTAGTGCCTGACAGTTACCTTGGACTTGAACAGACTGTTGCCTACAGcgatgaggaggatgatgttGACATAATCACAACAGCCCGAAATATAAATGCAGGTGATTATTTTACCATCGGTTTCTGCTTAAAACATAACTGAATGCGCATATCTCTGCATACTGAAATGGTTTTGTTCTTGCAGTTTTATTGGTGGCTGCACAGGTGGTCATATGTTGTGTTACAAAATCAGTTTCGAAATGTTGAAATGGAGGATGAACAACACAAGTTCAGTCTGTACGAATATGGCAGGATGGCTCCCATTTTGCTGTCATACTGGGTTATTTCTATGAGTGTGTGGTGGTGTATTAGAGTCCAAATGTCTTTCAATGATCAGTGTGCTACAGTAGTGTTTCTGAAACATGGTTTTCGGGGTCCCTCCGTCTGGTGCTGGTTCTGTATCAAGCTCATCATATTGATAACCTGTAGATTAGATATGCTGTTAATATAGGAGTTCACTTTGAAGTAATGCCTTGAAGATATTATTATACCAAAatccagcagagggagggacttGGGACTTGTTTTTTAGAGAGGTGGCAGTATTGCGTACTGTTAGTGCGGCCTGCAGGTGAACTTGTGGGTGTGAACTGGAATGGTACAGTTTGTAAAGTAAAGGGTACTAGATGGCCATGCTTGAATAGAAGAATGCACTGCATGCCGACACAGCACTGAGATTCAGCATTTTGTGGtaataaatcaaaagaaaacCTAATTTTCACACCACAAAACATTAAGGTTGATAAGAACTGACACCTAAACTACATTATAATATGAAATATCAATTAAAATATCCTGTTAAAGGAAAAGTTAAGACATTTGGGAGTTAGAGTCACATGAACCTATGCTGCAAGCAGCTGGCTAATTCACagtagcttagcataaagacaggaaatgatTGAACAGCCAGACTGTCTCTGTCCAAATCGAACACCTCTAAGgctctttaattaaaatgtatctcatttgtttagtCCATATAAAAATTgcaaaaatgacaatgacaggATTACGTGTGAGACTATTTCTCGGTGGGGACCAGTTGCTAGGCAGCCAGTGGAGAAGTTACTGATCCTGACTCAAATCCAACCAAGAAATAGTACGACATATATCACCCTTGTAAAATggtgatttgttgtttttacactttaacTTTTGACATAATGTGCTAATTAGTTAGCTTTAGAGTGGctagtaggtggattttgttagctttggacagagctaggctagctgtttcctccagtcTCCAGGTTTTGTGTGAAGTTAAATTAGCCAGCTGAGTGTTATTAATGCTCCTCATCCGTCTTTCAGCAAGGTATCAAATAATTTCCAAAATGTTGTGAGCATGTTTCCTTTAAAGCTTGTTTGTTACActtgaaaacataaaaacagacgCCCTTCAAATTACTGCAAGCAGGCAGTACGCAGCTACTGTATTTCAAACATAGTGTGCAACACTTTTGTTCAGTTGAAATAAACATATCAAGGCTCAACGTCTGTCTTGTCAAGCATGGCCATTTAGCTTCGAAGGTGAATTTGATTGGAGGAGCAGACAAAGCAGTTCATGTGCCAATTTGAATCCTATTTTTGAAACATATTTATTCCTCAGCCGttgtaaattacatttttcctATTGAGTCTTATTTATGTACAATTGATTGATTCTTCTTGATGAAACATCCTCAGTGGAACCTGTCTGTTGCAACAGTCCATCTCACATATCACAGATTTGCTCATGTCTcccttttattttcttaacaCTTCTTAAAGCTGAATTTTCTGTTGTCTGACTGAGTTTTGAAGAGTCTGTGCAATTTTGTACAAAGTGATGTACTTGACATActactttatatttctgtgaataaaatgtgaacaaaCTATTGCATGTTTTCTGCAGTTATTCATTCATAAATGCCATGGATGGGGTGTGGGGGGGTCAGGCTGAAATGTTGGAGATTAAAGGCTCAGAAAAGTGAAGAGCTTTAGTGTTGCAAACACAAATATGCTCTGAAGAGATAAAATGTCCCGTCctccattcattcatctgtATTAATGATAGAGATGGGAGATGTGATATGTCATGTGGTTTCCTGTTGCATGTTcctgttaaataaaacacagtcagcCAACGTTCCATTATTATACTCCTACTGCAAACAcacttcattttcactttcaagTGTTTGACTTGTACTGACCACTTCAGTCAGTTTAAAGACCAATAACTAAATCCTATACGTTGACCCAGTTTCATGTTTCTAATTTGTCTCATTTTCAGGGAAACTGGACAAAATAAACGGACGCCCTGTCAACATCAGGATGAGATGTCCAGAACATACGTCAGTGACCCTCCACACCCAGTTAAAACTCATCTAGCCCCTCAGGCCTCCAGCTGTAACCTAGACATCGTTTTGAGTGCACCGACACCCTCTAGAGGTCAGCTCTTATAACgctgtggaggaaaaataaatcacttttaTTGTATTTGCTCAAACACAGTTTTCCTTACACAAAATAATCAATCTAAATTTTCTAATAACATGATGTGGCATCTTGTATGTACAttacatacatgtatacacacataaacacctgGTGGAAGAAGAGAAATGTGCATTAATTTACGCTTTGCAAATTATACACCTCAAGTAATTCTCTACAGAACCAGTGTACAGGGAAAGGTTGAGTAACTGTGCGTTGTTCAGCATGTTGAGTTTACTTTTCCCATCTTTGTGCAGTATTTGGAtgagcacaaaaaaaaacaacttaagaTGCCAAAACGTTGTTTGGCTTCAGCCTCAGTCACTAATAACGGAAAGTAAATTAATGAATGGGTTTACACAGCAACTTCACAGCTGTTAGAACAACTGTTGACTTAATCCTACATGTGCATATGTACATCATATTCTCTGGTTTTCTCCTGCAGATGTTGTAACAGGCAAGTAAGTAttaactcattttaaaaaagcctgACAAGCCATGCAATGTGAAATATGATATCACCCATTCACTGGGTGGCTTTTGACTTTCCTGAATCACTTCTTTCTAGGTGAGCATATATGGTGGTAATGTTTGTTTATGCTTTTTATTCTCATCCTATGTAAATGATGGTGCACAAAATTCACCCTCCTTATTCTGTGCAATAATAAACGTATATTCCGAGTTTACAAGAGGCTTCAGAAGTCTGTGTTAGACAGATCAAGTGGATAACTTCCAAagatacagtatttgttttactttttgtttccctggactgtttccatactgAGCTGCAATGGAAAAATAGGGACAAAAGAGTgaattgtgttttaaaaaggcTGTAACTTTGGAAGATATCCAGCTGATttgtcaaacacagacagctggaGGTTCAGGTGGTGCAAATATATTTTGGAATACATTTTTGCGCGGATGAGATTTTGTCCCCCATTACTTACAATGAAAGCACATTAGGAACAAATCTCTTAGTGGCCAGTGTGAACAGGAGGTGTGATTACAGCATATAAAACCTGCTTCAGTGTTCATATGAAGCACCTGTcttgaaaaactgtgaaccCATCCTTTAATACAATCAGTTTGTGTGGATACATTTTATGAATGAACAACCTAACTGCTGCTTTAGAGCCAGCCTTTGTTTACTCCTGCAGTACACTAAAAACAATCATCTTCAACTGTCAGAAACTGTGCAACACATGCAAAACAGTCTGAGGTAGCACCCCCGACCCCAACCTCCCACCCCCTTCGTAACCCCACGTGTGTCCGGTAGCTGCCTCTATTTCAGGACTTGAGGATATTAACAAATATAAGCCCAGCCACGGTCAGCAGCACCACTGTAGTCACCTCTATTATTTTCCCCTTCCTCCACTTTTTTAGATTCTCCTTGTGCATTGCCTCCATATGCTCCCTCCTGGCCTTCaggtccctctctctctgcagctgttccCCGTAGTGAGCCTGATAAAaggcatcaaaatcaaacatGCGATTCCCTCCGGCTTGGGAGAACCGTCTGGCTCTgtactgttgctgctgctgatgatgatgatgtgggGACCCTGTGGATCTACTCGTGGCCTCTTTGGACGACGGTCTCCCTGCACCTTGGACATCTGACTGACTCAGGATGCCCCGGTCGTACTTCCTCCTCAGGATGATGTTGCCCAGCACGGTGTAAGCCTCGCTGATCTCAGAGAAGCGCTGTGTGGCCTCTTTGCTCCCCGGGTTCTTGTCAGGGTGGTAGATGAAGGACTGCTTGTAGTAGGCCGTCTTGATCTGGGATTGTGTGGCACTGGGAGACACTTTGAGGATGTCGTAATAGGCCGTCTTGCTCCTGTACAGCAGAGGAGCATCCTTTGAGCTCCTGTCCCTCCACGAGCTGTAGTTTCTGGTTGCAGATGTAGATGGATCAGGGTGTAGTTTGAGACGTCTCAGTCTGTGTCCACAACCCGCCCTCTGCTCTGACCCCTGCTCTGCCAGGATGAAGATGACAGTGCAGAGAGCTCGGAGCTGCTGAGGGGACCTGAAGGCGTCGGGGTGGATGGAAACAGCTCCTCGGGTCCAAGGTGACATCCTGCAGGGCAGGAGAGGCTGTAGGTTCGCAGCGAGGAGCAGGGCTGCTGTATGAGCCTGCACGCTTCTCTGTTGTGGGTGAATCCACCAAACTCCCATTTTCGTGTTGATGTTTACTTTGTCTGACTCTGGAAAGTTTCTCTGATCTGCGCTGCTTCGCTCTGGTTTCTGACACCGACTGAACTTCACGCTGATCACTCAAGGTGCAGTTTACCAGCTGAGACCCGGGACTTTCTCCGGCGCACACCGGTCGACTCGGGCTGTTCCTGAGAGCGGACAGTCGGTAGACCCCGATCACCAGCCTCTGACCGACCTCTGCCATTTCACCAAGAACGGACCCGGTGACCAGGCCGGAAAACAGCTGCGGCATCCGGCGACGTCACACAACGAGGAACCAGTAAGAGTCAATGTTTACAGGAAGTACTTACAGCCGACCAATGATTTTGCGGGAGAAAGgttacattttaatttcttagATAACAAACGGaacaattaatattttttaacttatttattttggtGACACTCTTGTTATGAGACAATGTTCTAATTAAAGTTCttaaaaaacaagcaaaaacaattAAGATCGGCAAGACAGCAGACTGTCAAAATAAGAATAAAGTGTTATTTTCTCGAATatcttccttctcctctgtcaTGCATTTTAAGTGGTCTGGCATATAGTTTGAAAGAATTAGGCTTAAGTTAGAGTTATATGTCACATTGTGTAATAATGGTCATCATCATCTAAGCAGAGATACAGAATTACTCCAGCGTTTACACTTTCTGAAACTgtatttgaacattttaaaagttttaaaaaagcttaAAAGACGGCAGTCTAGTAAACCCCCCTTTAAAACATACTTGCATGCCTGTCTTTTTATTTGCCTTTTCATCTAAGCTTTTATCCCCTTGaacttttattaaataatttcttttgttattcttcacatctaaaaataatttttatctttttattatAAAATCTTCTGATTTATTTTGCAGCCCCAGTTTAAGCACTTAATAATTTGAGATGTGAAACGTGCTCCACAGATGTAGTTCACTGGAGGCTCAGTAGGTGGCGATATACTCATGTATTTACACTGGGCGGCTCTTGTTAACCTCGACGAAGGAGAAGCTTCACGTGTGGATCATGGTCGTCTGTTACCGCAGCATTTAGCTTGTTTATAACCTGATATCACAAATCAGTTCTTCATTTTCAGGACACTGACACTCACACAGGGAGAACCATGTCATCCAGCTGCCGACGGCCTGAGCACACAGCTCCTCCAGATGTGGTGAGTCTCTCGgtttattgtgtatttgtagCTGCTAGGCTAACGTTTTGCTTCAGCTGGGGTGTTTTGGATGTTTAACGACCTTTAACTGTCGTTAAAGAAGCGAACTGGATGGTTTGTTTAAAGTTAGCACCAGTTTTATTAGAGGTTTAATTATGTGCTCTCATCTCCGCAGTTCTACAATGAAGAGGAGGCAAAGAAATACTCCCAGAAGTGAGTCTTGGATGTTACattgtttactgtgtgtttgtgtgtgtcagcggTGGAAGAACTCAGATCATTTACATGAAACAAAAACggaacattataaccttcatgaaggaggatttactgcaggactcAGACTACATCGGTGTTAACCAGGTGTACCTAACAAACTGAGTGTATCAGTGTCACAGTAAACAGTTACACACCAGTGTTggaagtaactaagtacatttacccaagaactgtacttaagtacagtttaaGGCACTTGTACTTTACTCAAGTTTGTCCATTCAGAtactttttaaattctattccactacatttcagagggaattTTACTTCAATACATTTACTAAAGGTTTAGTCATGATGTATTATTGTAGGATAAGACAAGGTGAGACTTAAGTGATCTCCAGAATAGTGTGTTAATTACTTTAGGAaagaacaaaaccaaaccaacaaacagagaggtgtaaaaattagtcagtcAACAGAAATTAAATTAGCAACTATTTTTAAAGCCATTACTCCAAATGTTCACTGGtcccagcttctcaaatgtgaggatttgctgttttttctgttttatatcatcgTAAGTGGAATCACTTTGGATTTTTGGActgttgttcagacaaaactgagACATGAAGATGTTATTTTCTGACGTTTTCGACACTACATAACTAACAACGAACAATGATTAATTGAGAACAATGTCTGCAGAGTGATTGATAGTGACAACaatcatttgttgtttttgtattgtaCAGCTGAAGTGTATTTGATGAATCCGAGAGAAATAAGACACACACTATTCATAGATAAGATCAATGGAGCATCATGGGTAAAGTCTGCTCTGTTCACTGTAATCATCATGATGATACTGGAATATGAGACACTGTTTGATTCACTGCTGAAAGCCCCACACTCAGATAAAAGTCATTTTGATGGAAGATGAAATCAGAGTCCAGTCATTAAGTCACTAATTCAAATATATCACATCATTAACTCTGTTTCCAACTGAAGGAGAGAGTTGTCTGTGGATACAGTGTTTCAGTAAAAAGCTACATTATTCCTGTTTGatcctgcagagctgctgcagagcgATAGTTGAAGACACATTACTAAATCCAGCGTCAATCCAATTCACTGTCTTTACATTGCAAGAGGTCATGTAACGATTTGCTTCACAGCTCTCGAATGATTGAGATCCAGACCCAGATGTCAGAGAGAGCTGTGGAGCTTTTGAACCTGCCAGAGGGACAGCCATGCTTCCTGTTAGATGTGGGGTGAGTGACACTGACTCTGTTCACATGGACTGCACTATTAATCTGATTTTCTGTTCATCAGAACACAAGTAAGATCTCACAAACCacaacatcacaaaaacatGGAGTTTGAGGTTGTCTGCTGTAATGACACCACAGAGAAGTGATGGTTTTTCTAATGTTTGAAATGGTGACTATGAAAGCTGTGTTGAAGTGATAATAGTAAACAGCTGGTGTTTGAGAATCATCAGTGTGACACAAGTTTAACATAACACCTCGTAAGATCCAGAACAGTGACCTTGCATTTGTGATGTGAAGGACTCAGGTgactgtctgtcctctgtccctcaggTGTGGCTCTGGTCTCAGTGGAGACTACCTGTCAGAGGAGGGACATTACTGGGTTGGAGTCGACATCAGCACAGCAATGTTAGGTTAGTCTGACAC encodes:
- the dnajc30b gene encoding dnaJ (Hsp40) homolog, subfamily C, member 30b, whose protein sequence is MGVWWIHPQQRSVQAHTAALLLAANLQPLLPCRMSPWTRGAVSIHPDAFRSPQQLRALCTVIFILAEQGSEQRAGCGHRLRRLKLHPDPSTSATRNYSSWRDRSSKDAPLLYRSKTAYYDILKVSPSATQSQIKTAYYKQSFIYHPDKNPGSKEATQRFSEISEAYTVLGNIILRRKYDRGILSQSDVQGAGRPSSKEATSRSTGSPHHHHQQQQQYRARRFSQAGGNRMFDFDAFYQAHYGEQLQRERDLKARREHMEAMHKENLKKWRKGKIIEVTTVVLLTVAGLIFVNILKS